The Miscanthus floridulus cultivar M001 chromosome 6, ASM1932011v1, whole genome shotgun sequence genomic interval ttgaaaccctactagtcacaaaacatgaccaaaacaagtttcaacactaatcaaacacttagggtttgcttttatttatttttgaattaatttggaaataagcccaaaaatgaacttgttccaaatgacctcaaaattttatgtaagctccctcatgacaaattagtgtaccaaaataaatttcataatttttggaattatacagtggcctacaaaaatcatggaaattgcatttattaattaatggactgaatatttgaacattaaaaatttattcaaattttaagtttcaaaattttaaaccatactagatcaTGTACaaaggctacacacaaaatttcagaatttttggagctatgattattttcctacaaatttccaaagattcagcactattcaaaatcagaaaataacaaaagtcactattctctctcttgctctcattGACAaccggcccccacctgtcatccccaacctcgggcattgactgtggctgcgacggcgctgaccggcgcaaactcgccgtcggtgagtctAACAGTGACGGCCAAAGCACTAACATGCTCACCAGAGCTAGGCACATCGATCAGTGGCACTTTGGAGGtcgattacgacatggaacaaagctaacaccggccatggcggacgcggtgtcACGGCAACGTTACGGCTGGCGAAACAAGGCcagtaacggtgaaacagagagtacaggaagcatcagtggctcaccccgatcgcGTTGAAGCAAcaggcgagaccggagaagctacggtgattcgtttcgacggtgaccgggatcacggcagagcggacctcatcgacgacagtgttccggcgactgcagtgggtaAAACGAGCAGGCAAAAGTGGaatgagcactacagcatcgagacgaatccATAGAGTCAaccagcaagggcaacggctcacagTACGAGGCTGGCCATGGTGAATCGGAGCTTCCGTTGatgtcgccggccgcgaggaagatgaacgtgtactgcgagctctcggcgaaattaggtggtagcaatagctcggtcgaatgcgcaaggagcaggcggaactGGAACACGGCTTTGACGGGGCTTGCTTGcgctgaggagacgagagaagctcgccggagttgagacgacggcgtcgggaaaacagagagaaggaagaaaaacgaACGGCGACTTATGGGCTTTATAGCGTGGCAAGGAGCGCGCGGAATCGACACGCAGCATGCTCCcccgcgccagcgcgaagccaagggcggtcgcagacgcgcctggaaggccggagaaggACGCCGGCGGCGAGGCGGTGACGGCCTGTAGTTATctggatttttgaagtatttacagatttgccactgcgtctattttttaaattactcccaaattttctaaagaagttgaaaatctccaaaaaaaaagttgctcaacttttcaaactctacaactttgcttcaaggaacattttcaaattctaccttcattttgaaatttgaatttggggtgcatttgagtatttgaatcatttcaaaattactccaatttttatatgtaaacttgaaaaactttaaataccaaagttgatccttataaaataatcttcaactttttcTTTTTGCCTCAAACCCAAATTCCACATGAATTTTGAATTAGtccaaaggggcaaaaaggacttttatgatttgaatatgaattcaaatttgatttgttttccttttactttaactatgatttttgaccagtaacatggcccattagggttatttgagtcaaatgacacatggcctcacatgatcacatgaaatttgacccttgtggtcatgatctttatttagggttttgaatcacatcacatgaaataaacattatgaaataaagcttatttagtgaatgcattcaaaattttctacttcatgaatgctttgcaatgcatataatGATATGATaagttttagtgttaggtcaaaacactagaggtatAACTCACAAAAAGCTGAAGCCACCGGTGAAAAACGTGTTAGGGACGGAAAGTAGCTGCTTCACGAACAGAGAAAACAAGAAAAGCTGCTCCATGCACTATCAAAAGCTTCTAagtgcctgtttagttgcacttcattttgcaaaaattttcaaaattctccgttacatcgaatctttggacgcatgcataaagcattaaatataaataaaaaataaaactaattacacagtttagacgaaattcacgagacgaatcttttaagcctaattagactataattagacactaattgctaaataacaacgaaaatgctacagtatcatttcacaaaaattttcatcaactaaacaaggcctaacaaaaaaaaaaaaagtttgcttGCATGCGGGCATTAGCTAGCGTTGGACGTGCCCTCAGCTGGCTACCTGTCTTTGCCAGACCTGCGGCACAGGCAGACAGCAGTGACTGACCAACGGACCCAACGCCTCGTGGGTCCCAGCGGTAAAAGGGAACCTCGTACTTGCCGTCCAATCCGACAGGTGTGTGTTTAGAGCGGCGGTGCGGCCGGCGCGTGTCGAGATCTCGGACAGATTCGGTTCTCGGGGCAACGGCCGCCGCGTCGGGCTGGGCCCCACAACCGCAGCCCATTTCGAATTTCaaaccacctcctcctccccctcctccagcCATCTCCTTGCTCCCCCTCCTCGTCTCCTTCCCATCGAAGCTTCTACGCCCTCGCCGAAGGCCCCGGCCCCCGGGGAGCGCGAGGCGCAGCCATGACGGAGCCGCGCAGGCTGTCGTTCCGCGACGGCCGCCTCGCGTCGCGGAAGGCGGAGGAAGCAGGTATTGACCTTACATATCTCCCGTAGTTCCGTCCCTTGCTCTCTCGACTTTCGATCGGTTTATCCCTCTCGCGTGCTTAGATCTCCAGGGGCTCCTCGGTTTCGACCGTTGTTTTTTGTTCGGGGTTTAGGTGGGGTTTCCCTCCGCGGTCCTCGGTCTTCTGCGGCAACTTGGGTGCGGTATTCGCCGATAATAGAGTCGCTTCACATCTTGATCATCTGGAAGGTGTTCTTCAATCTTATGATGACTTGAAAGATGCCCTGATGTGTCGGTGGTATGATACCTGATGTTCTGTTGGTTAAACAAGGCTTTGAGATGTATGTAACTCATTCCCGGGGAGGCGGGGGACATGCAATTTCTAGTTTGATCGTGAGTTCGTGACTACAACTCTGCTTCTATAAGAAACGAAGCGAGCTGTGAGCGATTCTTCGATTCCAGGGCAGTGTTGCCCTCTCTCTATTAGTGTTTGCTTTGAGGAATGAGTTAATCCATCATCCTCCTTACTTTTTGTGGAATGGAATAGGTGATCCATCGTTACTTCCAGCAAACTTGAAAAATGGACTTATGATGCAGCACTTCATCTAGAATAGAGTGATTGCTTGAACCAAGCACCCTATATAATTATGCAGCAATATGGTTTTGTTACTAGTCTAGTGTCATGGCTTTACCAAGCTCAATCTGTGTATGCTATGCTACAAATGAATTGAAGTTTCTTCAGTGGAACGCGCAGTTTCAAGTTTTGCCCCTATAATATTATTTTTGCCTACTGTTCTTTCTTACTCTTTGCAAGCATTGAGGCGGCATCAGGCTGCAGCCTGGCTCCAAGCAATGGTGGGCTCCTTCGGCCTGGCCCCTTATCCGTCGGAGCAGGAATTTGTTGCTTCTCTAAGGAATGGCATTGTTCTATGCAAGGCAATCAACAAGTTACAGCCTGGTGCTGTGGCCAAGATTATCACAAATGCCCCCTGCGATAGCCAGCCGTTGACGGCTTTTCAGTATTTCGAGAACATCCGCAACTTCTTAGTTGCTGTGAACAAACTGAAGCTGCCGAGTTTTGAGGCATCTGATTTAGATAAGGTTATCAACATTTGCTCATGAAACTAATGTTGACAGCACGATGCTTACTCACTGTAATAGGGCTGCTTCTGCAGGACAATCTTGATGCTGGGACAGTGGGCAAGATTGTCGACTGTGTAATTTCATTGAAGTCTTACCATGAATGGAAGCAAGCCGGCGGAGCCAATGGGCCTATCAAGTACATGAAATCACCTCTTGCAGTGCGTTCTTCACATATTCAATCCGAAAATGTTGCTTTGGGACCTTCTCCTTCCCAAAAGTGTCTATACTTGACAGAGGCTGATGCTGACACACtgccatttcaaaatgtagatccTAACATGAAAGGTTTGTGCCACATTTCTCCTGGCTTGCTCGACACACTTTATGCCTAAATATTTTCTGATTGATAAGTCACTCCTGCTACCCGTATTAATGCTACTTTTACTAGAATTGCAACTTATGGCATTGCTATCCTGTATAATTAGTATAGTCTGCACACTTGATTAATTTTGCAGATTGTGCATTTGCAGAGGCAGTGGAGAAACTTCAGAAAGTTATAGTAGATTCTATGTTGAGTTATAAGGAAAATTTTGACCAAGACATTCTGAAAAAGGTCATTCTGAATATAATAAGTTATTCCATGTTTTTTGTTAATATACTGTACTGTCCATGTCAGGTGCCAGACTGACAAGGATTGATTTTATTTTCAGGATCCAACAAAGCTTATTGGTGCTGTTTTAGCAAATCAGCTGGGAAAAGAACAGGTAAATTAAAatatttcctttccttttctcttGTGTGAGTGATTTCATCAGTTGGACCTGTACAAAATGCCTAGCATGCTGTGTGTAAGGCTATTTATATCACACAATAATCCCTGTTATGCCTTTCAAACATCTTCAGCTTTTATCTCCAGAAAAGCTTATGGTGGAGAATGAGCCAACTCATTGTATTGAGGTACAGTTTTGCATTCATCTTTAGTTCGGGAAATGCATATATTTTTTAAAACAATTAGAAGAAGTTAGAAGAATTGACTTTGCTTTGTGCTCTTTACCAGTGATGATGCAAATCTCTTAACATGGTATCCATAAGGGTTTTCTTTGTAACAAAGTACAGAGCTGGAGGTTGTTTTTTATTTCGTAAAATTTTGCAGAGACAAATAGTAAGAAATTTGTTGTAGCAGGATTCTGCACTTAGAGCTGCTGTCTTCCCAGTCCACAGCAAGGTTTCATTTTTATCGATTACTGATACTGGATTCTTACTAGCATACTTGATGGCCAAGACGCAGAATAAATATTTTTGCCCAAGGAATACAGGAACATAATGAACTCTTATTATGTATACACATGTTATTAGGGTGGAGCAAAATAATTATCATTCTTCCGTGAATCTAAATTTTTCCTAGCACTTGTCCTGATGAAGTACCATTTTTCCATGTAGCATTCCAACTCACAAATTGAGAACAAACAGTTGCTGTTGCAAGCACATGAAACTGAACTTTTGGTGAGAATTCATAGTGCATTTTTGTATCATATCAAAATTTTATTTGTGGTGTTAAAATTTTTATGCTTCTTCTGGTTGGCACTTGGTAACTTTTGCAGGACCTCAAGAAAATGTTTCAAGATGTTAAAGTCAACTTCAGGTGTTTGCAGACCCAATTTCTAGATGACATGGCCAAATTAGGTACActgtttgcactagacataacaTTCTCTCAGCACTATGTGGGTTTAACTCAGCAACTTTATATTTACAGGTGAAAATATCCAAGATCTTTCCAAAGCTGCCCTTGGTTATAACCAAGCTGTAAAAGAAAACAGAAACTTGTATAACATGCTTCAAGAACTGCGAGGTATCACATGATCTAATTCACTGTTTTTTGTTGTTATTTAAGTCATTGTTCGAGAGATTTCTGAAAGCTTATTTGTAGGAAATATCCGAGTCTTCTGCCGGATAAGGCCACTTCTTAATTCAGAGTCTATTTCTTCAATCGAACATATTGGAACCGATGGGTCAGTGATGGTCTGTGATCCAGTTAAACCACAAAGTGCACGTAAAATCTTCCAGTTCAACAAAGTTTTTGGGCCAACAACTACTCAAGGTAAATCAGTTGTAGTTCAATACATCTTTCTTTAGTTTTACATCATCACTCTCAACTTTGTGCAGATGAGGTGTATAAGGAGACACAACCTTTGGTTAGATCTGTCATGGATGGATATAACGTATGCATATTTGCTTATGGGCAGACAGGTTCCGGCAAAACCCATACAATGGTATGAGGCAAACCATGTCTTATACAGTAATTTCTTAGTTTTCTAGGAATATATTTTGGTCACATCTAATGGATCTTCTATCTCTGTATTTTGGTGATTAGTGTGGTCCATCTGGTGGGCTGTCCAAGGATTTTGGAATTAATTACAGAGCCTTGAATGATCTCTTCAACATATCAACTTCTAGAGAGGATGTCAAATATGATATACGGGTGCAGATGGTTGAAATATACAATGAACAAGTTCGTGATCTTCTAAATGAGAACAGATCAAGCACAAAATATCCTTTCACACCTTACATATTATTCTTGTTACTTTTGTCAATGTATGATTCTTTTTGTTTTTGTGTTAGTTCCTGACATTGAGTTCACATTAGATATAAGGGCTTCCTTGAACAATGGTTTATTGAACCTTCCAGATGCAAAGATCTGCCCAGTGCAGTCTCCTTCTGATGTAATCAATTTGATGCAGTTGGGTGAAAAGCACCGAGCTTCCGGATCAACAGCAATAAACCATAGAAGCAGTCGTTCCCACAGGTTTGCACAACTGCACTAACATTGTCTTGAGGCTACTTTCTAGTGATGTTTGTTTTCTGTTATTCTTTTATTACTTGCTGCAATTGACTTCGGATGCTTTCTTGCAGTATCTTAACTGTCCATGTAAATGGAAAGGACATTGCTGGCAATGTGAGCCGTAGCAGTTTGCACTTGGTGGATCTTGCAGGAAGCGAAAGGGTTGATAGGTCAGAAGCCACAGGAGACAGATTGAAGGAGGCTCAGCATATTAACAAGTCCCTCTCCTGCCTTGGAGATGTCATCAACGCATTAGCACAGAAGAACTCTCACATTCCTTACAGAAATAGTAAACTCACCCAACTACTACAGAGTTCATTAGGTATATCTGGCTGCACATTATAAAATGATCTTGCAATTTTGTGCACATTAATCTACAACTTATTGGGTGGTCCAATGGTTCTACATCTCTGACCCATCTTTTTAACATCATAATTTAACTTCGTGGCTTCATCATGCCTGAATTTGTCTGATGCCTGTTGACTATTGTTTTCTGTTTTGAGTAAAATTAAGCTTCCTAGGGCAACTTTTTCTTCAAATTCAAGCTATATATGCAATTCTAACTTCTCTATACATTTTGCAATATCAATGACAGGGGGGAATGCAAAAACGCTAATGTTTTCCCACATAAGTCCGGAAGCAGAATCTTGTGCAGAAACCCTTAGTACACTGAAATTTGCTCAGAGGGCTTCTACTGTAGAACTTGGAACTGCACACGCAAACAAAGAAAGCAGTGAAATAAGAGAGCTTAAAGAACAGGTAACTTTCTGGTCCGCTACAAATCCAGTGGTCAACAATGTAATATGATTATCTTTTTGTCCTGTTGCACTGAGCTAAAATTTTGTTTCTTTGGTCACTATATTTTTGGGTGAAATATCTGATAGAACATTTTTTCCCTCAAAACAACATGTGTTTATCTCTGTGACACTCATGTCGATTGAATCCTTGCTGTTTCATGATCTTATATTTGACTTTATGTATGCCATTTTGTTCCACATGCCGAAAAAGGTCTGAAAAGTTAGCCTTTCTTCAGGTAGACACTCTGAAAAAGGCATTAGCAAGCAAAGAACTGGAAAAATCATCTCTTAAACTGAAGGAAAATGCAACCACAAGTGAGAGAACAAAGCAAGTACTGGATCGCACACCCCCTAGGCCACGGAGATTAAGCCTAGAGAATGCTAGTTCTGATAAAGCCAGGATGCCAGAAAGAAAAATACTGAAATCGCCTCGTTCAGCTATGGGTATAACCCATGACAAGGAATGCAACACTGATGGCTTCCGTCACACCAACCACCACGAATCACTAATAAAGGTGCATCTTGCTCTTAGTGTATTTCATATCATTCAATGCTGTGGCAGCTGACATTTTTTTTCCTTGCCCATTATGGAAGATGCCAGTGACATGCGCTGAAGATCTTGTTAGAGAGGAGGAGAAGATAATTTGTACAGTTGATACAGTGGAATTTTGTCAGCTACCCTCTGAAGTTTATAATCTACTTAAGCAATCAGGATTAAATACTCCAGAGGCAGCACCATGTAGGTCAAGGAACCTGTGCACTGAAGCAAGTTGCGGTGATGCTCCTTCCACCGCCAAATTGGAGAAAATAATGACAGGTACTGCAGTGAAGAAAGGATCTCATCTAAGGAAGTCAATTCAAAGCAGCATAGGGAGATTGATTCACGGCACTGAAAGAAGGTATGCCCTAGGATACACGCTTTTTCTTGTGACACGTATTACTGATGATAACAGCCTTCCTGTTTCTGCAACTTTGCAGGAACGTGCAACATTCAGCACAAGGGACTCCAACTAAAATCACAGCCAACGCGTGCCATAATATTGCCTCCCCAGTTACAGCTGATATTAGGTTAAGGAGAAGACAGTCACTGACAGGTATCCCACCACCGCCGTCAACTATGTCACGCAGATCTTCTCTTGGAGGGAAGTCGGATACAAGTAAGTTTTCAGATCCAGTGAACTCCATTTGCTCTTATATGTTTACATTGATCCTTGAAATCATAACAATGTAGGCTGCTCTGCGTAGTGATTAAATCAGTTATATAGTTAGGGTTTTTGTGTCTGGGTGAGTTAACTGAAGTGTAACCATGCCTTGTCATTTGTTGGAAGGTATAAGAAATAGTCAAACCACCAGTGCATGTGCTGCCAGCAAGTACAAGCCACTGCCATTCTCCTGGATC includes:
- the LOC136461648 gene encoding kinesin-like protein KIN-14A isoform X1 produces the protein MTEPRRLSFRDGRLASRKAEEAALRRHQAAAWLQAMVGSFGLAPYPSEQEFVASLRNGIVLCKAINKLQPGAVAKIITNAPCDSQPLTAFQYFENIRNFLVAVNKLKLPSFEASDLDKDNLDAGTVGKIVDCVISLKSYHEWKQAGGANGPIKYMKSPLAVRSSHIQSENVALGPSPSQKCLYLTEADADTLPFQNVDPNMKEAVEKLQKVIVDSMLSYKENFDQDILKKDPTKLIGAVLANQLGKEQLLSPEKLMVENEPTHCIEHSNSQIENKQLLLQAHETELLDLKKMFQDVKVNFRCLQTQFLDDMAKLGENIQDLSKAALGYNQAVKENRNLYNMLQELRGNIRVFCRIRPLLNSESISSIEHIGTDGSVMVCDPVKPQSARKIFQFNKVFGPTTTQDEVYKETQPLVRSVMDGYNVCIFAYGQTGSGKTHTMCGPSGGLSKDFGINYRALNDLFNISTSREDVKYDIRVQMVEIYNEQVRDLLNENRSSTKLDIRASLNNGLLNLPDAKICPVQSPSDVINLMQLGEKHRASGSTAINHRSSRSHSILTVHVNGKDIAGNVSRSSLHLVDLAGSERVDRSEATGDRLKEAQHINKSLSCLGDVINALAQKNSHIPYRNSKLTQLLQSSLGGNAKTLMFSHISPEAESCAETLSTLKFAQRASTVELGTAHANKESSEIRELKEQVDTLKKALASKELEKSSLKLKENATTSERTKQVLDRTPPRPRRLSLENASSDKARMPERKILKSPRSAMGITHDKECNTDGFRHTNHHESLIKMPVTCAEDLVREEEKIICTVDTVEFCQLPSEVYNLLKQSGLNTPEAAPCRSRNLCTEASCGDAPSTAKLEKIMTGTAVKKGSHLRKSIQSSIGRLIHGTERRNVQHSAQGTPTKITANACHNIASPVTADIRLRRRQSLTGIPPPPSTMSRRSSLGGKSDTSIRNSQTTSACAASKYKPLPFSWIPWPEQGSNDKRGAKTPPPVNSAAKAKR
- the LOC136461648 gene encoding kinesin-like protein KIN-14A isoform X2 is translated as MTEPRRLSFRDGRLASRKAEEAALRRHQAAAWLQAMVGSFGLAPYPSEQEFVASLRNGIVLCKAINKLQPGAVAKIITNAPCDSQPLTAFQYFENIRNFLVAVNKLKLPSFEASDLDKDNLDAGTVGKIVDCVISLKSYHEWKQAGGANGPIKYMKSPLAVRSSHIQSENVALGPSPSQKCLYLTEADADTLPFQNVDPNMKEAVEKLQKVIVDSMLSYKENFDQDILKKDPTKLIGAVLANQLGKEQLLSPEKLMVENEPTHCIEHSNSQIENKQLLLQAHETELLDLKKMFQDVKVNFRCLQTQFLDDMAKLGENIQDLSKAALGYNQAVKENRNLYNMLQELRGNIRVFCRIRPLLNSESISSIEHIGTDGSVMVCDPVKPQSARKIFQFNKVFGPTTTQDEVYKETQPLVRSVMDGYNVCIFAYGQTGSGKTHTMCGPSGGLSKDFGINYRALNDLFNISTSREDVKYDIRVQMVEIYNEQVRDLLNENRSSTKLDIRASLNNGLLNLPDAKICPVQSPSDVINLMQLGEKHRASGSTAINHRSSRSHSILTVHVNGKDIAGNVSRSSLHLVDLAGSERVDRSEATGDRLKEAQHINKSLSCLGDVINALAQKNSHIPYRNSKLTQLLQSSLGGNAKTLMFSHISPEAESCAETLSTLKFAQRASTVELGTAHANKESSEIRELKEQVDTLKKALASKELEKSSLKLKENATTSERTKQVLDRTPPRPRRLSLENASSDKARMPERKILKSPRSAMGITHDKECNTDGFRHTNHHESLIKMPVTCAEDLVREEEKIICTVDTVEFCQLPSEVYNLLKQSGLNTPEAAPCRSRNLCTEASCGDAPSTAKLEKIMTGTAVKKGSHLRKSIQSSIGRLIHGTERRNVQHSAQGTPTKITANACHNIASPVTADIRLRRRQSLTGIPPPPSTMSRRSSLGGKSDTSSNDKRGAKTPPPVNSAAKAKR